One window of Triticum dicoccoides isolate Atlit2015 ecotype Zavitan chromosome 5A, WEW_v2.0, whole genome shotgun sequence genomic DNA carries:
- the LOC119298273 gene encoding uncharacterized protein LOC119298273 yields MKSSTLVAILILHTMTVMGILSHSQAVDVDFPKCCDNCSTWSGGMFCDDVGPKCRNGCANCHVVQTTPVKTFRCGDARAAHLGHLQPRPQKSLSRRFFCADVEKSAQSRPQQSDFRR; encoded by the exons ATGAAGAGCAGCACGCTGGTGGCGATCCTAATCCTCCACACCATGACGGTCATGGGAATCCTCTCACACTCACAGGCCGTCGACG TCGATTTCCCCAAGTGCTGCGACAACTGCAGCACCTGGTCGGGGGGCATGTTCTGCGACGACGTCGGCCCCAAGTGCCGCAACGGCTGCGCGAACTGCCACGTGGTGCAGACGACCCCCGTGAAGACGTTCCGGTGCGGAGATGCACGCGCCGcccacttagggcatctccagccgcgcccccaaaaaAGCCTTTCCAGACGTTTTTTTTGCGCCGACgtcgaaaaatcggcccagtcgcgccctcagcagtccgattttcgccgg
- the LOC119303743 gene encoding INO80 complex subunit B-like: protein MDGLGNSALNASEAVMKRPRSVASRRPRPKEQLASEYKDISCAPSRSISPEDEAAAEASGHRRKELYLNGPEGRGSTHHRNALSKKIKKEEGSAGDIDIGHNRSSKPNDAKHITHGVLALASSRNPGSTDASQLSSRDTPVPVENRVRKVKLKVSGLNRIIPKQEPVDVGMPGTSDVSFHRQKQKDSGEQKHHSTRKDSHGNQVDGKRGDKHDISPSSDLVRKSKRVPKKRTLDSDDEDDELRYLEKLKAAKAAPEQPMATDQPLAYGYGEDGLRKKKLSKVSKNKSTPYEVDNDFTMSQFSRDVRKKVKLEDTSDFIVEEEFGLDESDRLIEADSPLGVKIEAPGLTTRQRALQGRGGHGESMIEFPDGLPAAPSSRRQKDKLSDVEIQAKKAEVAQRRKMQVEKAEREQQAEAMRKILGIDTEKKKEERKQKEREDKEKQAKFEEYKRSCIQCVMRPEGTIVTFPDTMGLPSIFNSKPVSYPPPREKCAGPSCPNPYKYRDSKTKLPLCSLECYKAVQGGGGTMAC from the exons ATGGATGGGCTCGGGAACTCTGCGCTGAACGCCTCAGAAGCGGTGATGAAGAGGCCCAGGAGCGTCGCGTCCAGGAGGCCGAGGCCCAAGGAGCAGCTCGCTTCCGAGTACAAGGACATATCGTGCGCGCCGTCGCGGAGCATTTCCCCGGAAGATGAGGCAGCTGCCGAGGCCAGCGGGCACCGGCGCAAGGAGCTGTACCTCAACGGGCCTGAAGGTAGGGGCTCCACCCACCATAGGAATGCCCTGTCCAAGAAGATAAAGAAAGAGGAGGGATCTGCAGGGGATATTGATATTGGCCACAATCGGAGCAGCAAGCCCAATGATGCCAAGCATATTACTCATGGTGTTCTTGCACTGGCCTCCTCAAGAAACCCTGGATCGACTGATGCCTCGCAGTTGTCCTCAAGGGACACCCCTGTGCCAGTGGAAAATAGGGTGAGAAAAGTTAAGCTCAAGGTTAGCGGACTTAACCGAATCATACCGAAACAAGAGCCTGTTGACGTTGGCATGCCTGGCACATCGGATGTCTCTTTCCATCGCCAAAAGCAGAAG GATTCTGGTGAGCAGAAACATCACAGCACAAGAAAGGATAGTCATGGTAATCAAGTTGATGGAAAACGTGGAGATAAGCATGACATTTCACCATCTTCTGACCTGGTTCGCAAAAGCAAAAGGGTCCCTAAGAAGCGAACTCTTGAttctgatgatgaagatgatgaattaCGTTATCTTGAGAAACTTAAAGCGGCTAAAGCGGCACCAGAACAGCCCATGGCTACTGACCAGCCTCTAGCTTATGGTTATGGTGAGGATGGTCTCAGGAAAAAGAAGCTATCCAAGGTTTCTAAAAATAAGAGCACTCCTTATGAAGTGGACAACGACTTCACTATGTCACAATTTAGCAGAGATGTTAGGAAGAAGGTGAAACTGGAGGATACCAGTGATTTTATTGTAGAGGAGGAATTTGGGTTGGATGAGTCTGATAGATTAATTGAAGCTGATTCACCTTTGGGTGTAAAGATTGAAGCTCCTGGCCTAACAACAAGGCAGCGAGCCCTCCAAGGCAGGGGTGGCCATGGTGAAAGCATGATTGAATTTCCCGACGGGTTACcagctgctccatcatctagaa GGCAAAAGGATAAGCTTTCAGATGTGGAgatacaagccaagaaagcagaagTGGCTCAGAGGCGTAAGATGCAAGTAGAGAAGGCAGAGAGAGAGCAACAG GCTGAAGCaatgaggaaaatattggggattgacacagagaagaagaaggaagagaggaagcAGAAAGAACGTGAAGACAAG GAAAAGCAAGCAAAATTCGAGGAATATAAAAGAAGCTGCATCCAGTGCGTAATGCGACCAGAAGGAACAATTGTTACATTCCCTGATACCATGGGCCTTCCTAGCATATTTAACTCTAAACCTGTCAG TTACCCACCTCCAAGAGAGAAGTGCGCAGGCCCCTCATGCCCCAACCCTTACAAGTACCGTGACTCCAAGACGAAGCTTCCCCTCTGCAGCCTGGAGTGCTACAAGGCCGTCCAGGGAGGTGGTGGGACGATGGCGTGCTGA